A region from the Diadema setosum chromosome 17, eeDiaSeto1, whole genome shotgun sequence genome encodes:
- the LOC140240822 gene encoding lysosomal thioesterase PPT2-like: MKSQSLVVMSSLLLLSTLLGSLEGYKPVIIVHGMLDGAKEMHFLRGMIEKAHPGTILTVPDVYSYYSSLEKLWNQYPDWYKALHDAMSTAKNGTNLICYSQGGLMCRAILERMDDHNVENLILLSSPQMGQFGDTSYVPVLPKSRYEVYRICYDTFFGQDISVCEYWNDPFHQPEYIRSSDFLAVLNNQSAHNESVEWKKNFLKLKNVVMLGGPDDGVITPWQSSHFATYDKELNILEMKEQEVYIHDYFGLKTLDSRGSLHQFGIAGVNHTWWHRNQTVFDCCILPWLT, encoded by the exons ATGAAGTCCCAGAGTCTGGTGGTGATGTCATCTTTATTGCTTCTTAGCACATTGTTGGGAAGCTTGGAAGGTTACAAGCCTGTGATTATCGTTCATGGCATGCTGGATGGTGCCAAGGAAATGCACTTCCTGCGTGGTATGATTGAAAAG GCTCACCCTGGGACAATCCTGACAGTCCCTGATGTGTACAGCTACTACAGCAGCCTAGAGAAACTCTGGAACCAGTATCCAGACTGGTACAAAGCCCTTCATGATGCCATGTCAACAGCAAAAAATGGGACCAACCTCATCTGTTATTCTCAAG GTGGTTTGATGTGTAGAGCTATTTTAGAAAGAATGGATGATCACAATGTGGAAAATCTGATTCTTCTATCATCACCTCAAATGGGCCAGTTTGGAG ACACAAGTTATGTTCCAGTGCTTCCAAAAAGTCGCTACGAGGTTTACAG AATATGTTATGATACATTCTTTGGACAAGATATCTCTGTCTGCGAATACTGGAATG ACCCATTCCACCAGCCAGAGTATATAAGAAGCTCAGATTTTCTTGCAGTCTTGAACAACCAGTCTGCTCACAATGAGAGTGTTG aatggaagaaaaatttcctgaaattgaaaaatgtgGTGATGCTGGGAGGACCAGATGATGGGGTGATAACACCATGGCAATCCAG CCACTTTGCCACCTATGACAAGGAACTCAACATACTGGAGATGAAAGAACAAGAG GTTTACATCCATGACTACTTTGGCCTAAAGACCCTGGACTCCCGAGGAAGTCTGCACCAGTTTGGTATTGCAGGAGTTAATCACACTTGGTGGCATCGCAACCAGACTGTTTTTGACTGCTGTATTCTACCATGGCTGACATAG